The following proteins come from a genomic window of Sorghum bicolor cultivar BTx623 chromosome 3, Sorghum_bicolor_NCBIv3, whole genome shotgun sequence:
- the LOC8059211 gene encoding probable galacturonosyltransferase 15 — MRVYITATATATAGDGDATTKPKAPQPRTQQQQAARRGCRSAAVTGLLAGLLLFRAALLAIEAGASLCPSTTGCLDWRAGLGRWLYGDGGDATEEFMKEWRRHREEATLLDPVVVEAAPDSLDALMAEMATMLASYDRRIDMEAVAIKMMAMLLKMDRKVKSSRIRALFNRHLASLGVPKSVHCLTLRLAEEFAVNSAARSPVPPPEHAPRLTDASCLHVALVTDNVLAAAVAVASAVRSADDPARLVFHVVTDKKSYVPMHSWFALHPVSPAVVEVKGLHQFDWRDAGVVASIMRTVEEVQRSSLDYHQCDGFGSAEREHRRLEASRPSTFSLLNYLKIHLPEFFPELGRVMLLDDDVVVRKDLAGLWEQDLDGNIIGAVGAHEGSGVCVDKTFGDHLNFSDPDVSGLHSSQCAWSWGVNIVDLDAWRRTNVTETYQFWLQKNRESGFRLWQMASLPPALIAVDGRVQAIEPQWNLPGLGWRVPHPDLVRSSAVLHFSGPRKPWLEVAFPELRQLWLAHLNASDSFLQGCGVVEWQ, encoded by the exons ATGAGGGTGTACAtcacggcgacggcgaccgcGACCGCGGGCGACGGCGACGCGACGACGAAGCCCAAGGCGCCGCAGCCGCGGACACAGCAGCAGCAAGCGGCGCGGCGTGGGTGCCGCTCGGCTGCAGTGACGGGGCTCCTCGCGGGGCTGCTCCTCTTCCGCGCCGCGCTCCTCGCCATCGAAGCCGGTGCCTCTCTCTGCCCTTCCACGACCG GGTGCCTGGACTGGCGGGCGGGGCTGGGGCGCTGGCTctacggcgacggcggcgacgcgacGGAG GAATTCATGAAGGAATGGCGGCGTCACAGGGAAGAAGCCACCCTGCTGGACCCTGTGGTGGTGGAAGCGGCGCCGGACTCCCTAGACGCGCTCATGGCGGAGATGGCCACCATGCTGGCGTCCTACGACCGGCGGATTGACATGGAAGCCGTGGCGATCAAGATGATGGCCATG CTGTTGAAGATGGATCGGAAGGTAAAGTCCTCAAGGATCCGGGCTCTGTTCAACCGGCACCTGGCGTCGCTGGGCGTCCCCAAGAGCGTGCACTGCCTCACCCTGCGTCTCGCCGAGGAGTTCGCGGTAAACTCCGCGGCGCGCTCCCCGGTGCCGCCGCCGGAGCACGCCCCGCGCCTGACTGACGCCTCGTGCCTCCACGTCGCGCTCGTGACCGACAACGTGCTCGCGGCCGCCGTCGCGGTGGCCTCCGCCGTGCGCAGCGCCGACGACCCTGCCAGGCTGGTGTTCCACGTGGTCACGGACAAGAAGAGCTACGTGCCCATGCACTCGTGGTTCGCGCTGCACCCGGTGTCGCCCGCGGTCGTCGAGGTCAAGGGACTCCACCAGTTTGACTGGCGCGACGCCGGCGTCGTCGCCtccatcatgaggacggtcgaGGAGGTTCAGAGGAGCTCGCTGGATTATCACCAATGTGATGGATTTGGATCAGCGGAGAGGGAGCACAGACGGCTCGAGGCATCCAGACCGAGCACGTTCTCGCTCCTCAACTATCTCAAGATCCATCTCCCGGAG TTCTTCCCTGAGCTTGGTAGGGTGATGCTTTTGGACGACGACGTCGTGGTACGCAAGGACTTGGCCGGGCTGTGGGAGCAGGACCTTGACGGGAACATCATCGGCGCGGTCGGCGCTCACGAAGGCAGCGGCGTCTGCGTCGACAAGACCTTTGGCGACCACCTGAATTTCTCGGACCCCGACGTGTCCGGCCTGCATAGCTCGCAATGCGCGTGGTCGTGGGGCGTCAACATCGTCGACCTCGACGCCTGGCGACGAACAAACGTCACCGAGACATACCAGTTCTGGCTACAAAAG AACCGGGAGTCGGGCTTCAGGCTGTGGCAGATGGCCTCGCTGCCGCCGGCGCTGATCGCGGTCGACGGGCGCGTTCAGGCGATCGAGCCGCAGTGGAATCTGCCGGGCCTTGGTTGGCGCGTGCCGCACCCCGACCTTGTGCGGTCCTCCGCCGTTCTGCACTTCAGTGGGCCGCGGAAGCCATGGCTGGAGGTCGCGTTCCCGGAGCTACGGCAGCTGTGGCTCGCCCACTTGAACGCATCAGACAGTTTCTTACAAGGATGTGGTGTGGTCGAATGGCAGTAA